The following coding sequences lie in one Musa acuminata AAA Group cultivar baxijiao chromosome BXJ1-8, Cavendish_Baxijiao_AAA, whole genome shotgun sequence genomic window:
- the LOC135588068 gene encoding probable GTP diphosphokinase RSH2, chloroplastic, protein MSVPAIALYASPPSGVCSTHHHHSCQITASHSSTDLDLNPRAAAPVASSSASSAAAAVSQKPIVGGLSRIFSSTAPAAAASRHVSASGFVSTDELGSFRHDRSDDLGSLYSYSLSSSPFKGREHSPVSVFQGPVTCSGSGSSKSPPLVRTPREWMGGDWRTGKDRLFKGFIRNALSPCLVYDSPSFSTPNGGTVSVEELPFGLDDSMIDTETTCEPYAQELLAGAQARHKIFHEEIVLKAFYEAEKAHKGQMRASGDPFLQHCVETAVLLADVGANCTIVAAGLLHDTLDDSFMDYDHIFHMFGAGVADLVEGVSKLSHLSQLARDNNTANKYVEADRLHTMFLAMADARAVLIKLADRLHNMMTLEALPMVKQQRFAKETLEIFAPLASRLGISTWKEQLQTLCFKHLHPEQHRDLSLQLLKSLNEALVASALQKLGKALVDEGVSYHVLSGRHKSLYSIYSKMTKKKLNMDQIHDIHGLRLIVEKEEDCYKALSIVHRLWPKVIGRFKDYVTRPKFNGYQSLHTVVLSEEMLPLEVQIRTNEMHLQAEYGFAAHWRYKEGNCRHASFVLQMVEWARWVLSWQCETMKTEQCRSVGHTNLFRPPCQFPSHSDNCPYSYTQQCGHNGPVYIIILENEKMSVQEFPADSTVFDLMERAGEGNSRGSPCSFPVKLELRPRLNHEPVSDPSRNLRMGDVVELTPALPDKSLTEYREEIQRMYERGLSLSGRHG, encoded by the exons ATGTCAGTGCCGGCGATCGCCCTCTACGCGAGCCCCCCTAGCGGCGTCTGCTCGACACACCACCACCATTCGTGCCAGATCACCGCCTCCCATTCCTCCACGGACTTGGACCTCAACCCCCGCGCTGCAGCTCCCGTCGCCTCCTCTTCCGCCTCCTCGGCCGCAGCCGCCGTCTCCCAGAAGCCGATTGTTGGTGGTCTCTCCCGAATCTTCTCGTCCACCGCCCCCGCGGCTGCTGCCTCGCGCCACGTCTCCGCTTCCGGCTTCGTCAGCACCGACGAACTCGGTTCTTTCCGACACGATAGGTCGGACGATCTTGGAAGCTTGTACTCCTACTCGCTTTCATCGTCGCCGTTCAAGGGCCGAGAGCATAGCCCGGTGTCGGTGTTCCAGGGCCCGGTGACATGCAGTGGAAGCGGATCTTCCAAAAGCCCGCCTTTGGTGAGGACCCCTCGGGAGTGGATGGGAGGCGATTGGCGAACGGGAAAAGATAGGCTCTTTAAGGGTTTCATTCGGAACGCCCTCAGTCCTTGCCTGGTTTATGATTCCCCGAGCTTTTCTACACCTAACGGTGGCACAGTTTCTGTCGAAGAGTTGCCTTTTGGTTTGGATGACAGTATGATCGACACTGAAACTACCTGTGAGCCCTACGCCCAAGAATTGTTAGCAGGGGCTCAGGCAAGACATAAGATTTTCCACGAGGAGATCGTCCTCAAGGCTTTTTATGAGGCCGAAAAGGCTCACAAGGGGCAG ATGAGAGCAAGTGGAGATCCTTTCCTGCAGCACTGTGTCGAGACAGCAGTGTTGTTGGCCGACGTCGGGGCTAATTGTACGATAGTTGCTGCAGGGCTTTTACATGATACGCTCGATGATTCTTTTATGGATTATGATCATATTTTTCATATGTTTGGAGCTGGGGTTGCTGATCTGGTCGAAGGG GTTTCTAAGTTAAGCCACTTGAGCCAGCTTGCTCGTGATAACAACACTGCAAATAAATATGTTGAGGCTGATCGCTTGCATACGATGTTCCTTGCAATGGCAGATGCTAGGGCAGTGCTTATAAAACTAGCAGATAGACTTCATAACATGATGACATTGGAAGCATTACCTATGGTCAAACAACAGAGATTTGCGAAGGAGACTCTGGAAATCTTTGCACCTCTAGCTAGTAGATTGGGAATCTCTACTTGGAAGGAGCAATTACAGACTTTGTGTTTCAAACACCTTCATCCAGAACAGCACAGAGATTTATCCTTGCAGCTTTTGAAATCCTTAAATGAAGCACTGGTTGCATCTGCACTGCAGAAGTTAGGAAAGGCTCTGGTAGATGAAGGTGTTTCTTATCATGTTCTATCCGGAAGGCATAAAAGCTTGTATAGTATTTACTCTAAAATGACAAA GAAGAAACTTAACATGGATCAAATCCATGACATTCATGGTTTACGTTTAATAGTTGAGAAAGAGGAAGATTGCTACAAGGCATTGAGCATTGTGCATCGATTATGGCCCAAAGTTATTGGGAGGTTCAAGGACTACGTAACTCGTCCCAAATTTAATGG GTATCAATCATTGCACACGGTTGTATTGAGCGAAGAAATGCTTCCTCTGGAAGTTCAGATCCGAACAAACGAGATGCATTTGCAGGCAGAATATGGATTTGCAGCCCATTGGAGATACAAAGAAGGTAACTGCAGGCATGCATCATTTGTACTTCAAATGGTCGAATGGGCAAGATGGGTTCTCAGCTGGCAATGTGAGACGATGAAGACCGAACAGTGCAGATCAGTTGGGCACACAAATTTGTTCAGGCCACCATGTCAATTTCCTTCTCATTCTGATAACTGCCCTTATTCCTACACACAGCAGTGTGGCCATAATGGACCTGTCTACATCATAATACTGGAGAATGAGAAG ATGTCCGTGCAGGAGTTTCCAGCAGATTCCACTGTATTCGACTTGATGGAGAGAGCTGGGGAAGGAAACTCGAGAGGATCTCCATGCAGTTTCCCTGTGAAGTTAGAATTAAGGCCCAGACTGAATCATGAGCCAGTTAGCGATCCGAGTCGGAATCTCAGAATGGGGGATGTCGTCGAGTTGACCCCGGCCCTTCCCGACAAGTCATTGACAGAGTATAGGGAAGAAATCCAGCGCATGTATGAACGAGGACTATCTCTTTCTGGCAGGCACGGTTGA
- the LOC103995282 gene encoding protein FIP1 → MREDRNRNFGIGRTIAMAHERPSSSPSASLTAEENNLFLDILHEAPLSGHRQPRGIFGSVLYCVVLAGYAVVAAAAPWIFLLVPKLVPTLLCSCNVLLLIITGIFQQYWVYQVRKVRLQGYYSFSQRLKHIARLPFATITYGSALMLLVLVWQPYIHILSISTLLRIIMIVEVICAGCFMSVYIGCIHQYNSLNGQPDILKSLYSALQPSSSLEDLRYYDGGRLSDQQMALLQYQRENLHYLSEEVLRLQECLSKYQRSDDGSTPQVDLAHLLASRDQELRALTAEMNQVHSELRLARSLIAERDSEVQHMRATNNQYVEENERLRAILGEWSARAAKLERALEAERMSIVELQKSIAELRSKPPNQLADEHQE, encoded by the exons ATGCGGGAAGACCGCAATCGGAACTTTGGAATCGGGCGAACTATCGCGATGGCGCACGAAAGACCCTCTTCCTCCCCGTCCGCTTCTCTCACCGCTGAAGAGAACAACCT GTTTCTTGACATACTTCATGAAGCTCCATTATCCGGTCATCGGCAGCCTCGAGGCATCTTTGGTAGCGTCCTATATTGTGTCGTATTG GCAGGATATGCTGTTGTAGCTGCAGCAGCTCCATGGATATTTCTTCTAGTACCAAAATTAGTTCCAACACTGCTCTGTAGTTGCAATGTCCTCCTTTTGATAATTACAG GCATATTTCAACAGTATTGGGTTTACCAGGTTAGAAAAGTGCGCTTGCAG GGTTATTACTCTTTCAGCCAAAGACTGAAGCATATTGCTCGACTTCCATTTGCTACCATTACCTATG GAAGTGCACTGATGCTGCTTGTATTAGTTTGGCAACCGTATATACACATATTATCTATATCAACATTGTTGAG GATAATCATGATTGTGGAAGTCATCTGTGCTGGATGCTTTATGAGTGTATATATTG GGTGCATCCATCAATACAATTCTTTGAATGGTCAACCTGATATATTGAAGTCACTTTACTCTGCGTTGCAACCATCAAGTTCTTTGGAGGATCTCAG ATATTATGATGGTGGCCGTCTTTCGGACCAACAAATGGCACTGTTGCAGTACCAGCGGGAAAATCTGCATTATTTGAGTGAGGAG GTTCTCCGTTTACAAGAATGCTTAAGCAAATATCAACGATCTGATGATGGAAGTACCCCCCAG GTTGATCTTGCTCATCTATTAGCTTCTCGTGATCAAGAACTCCGAGCATTGACCGCTGAG ATGAACCAAGTGCACTCTGAACTTCGCCTTGCTCGTAGCTTAATTGCTGAGAGAGACTCTGAAGTCCAACACATGCGTGCAACAAACAACCAG TACGTCGAAGAGAATGAGAGACTGAGAGCTATTCTAGGAGAATGGAGTGCTCGGGCAGCCAAG CTTGAGCGAGCGCTTGAGGCAGAACGCATGTCGATTGTGGAATTGCAGAAGAGCATAGCAGAGCTGCGAAGCAAACCACCCAATCAGTTGGCTGATGAGCATCAAGAATAA